One Huiozyma naganishii CBS 8797 chromosome 5, complete genome DNA segment encodes these proteins:
- the CLC1 gene encoding clathrin light chain CLC1 (similar to Saccharomyces cerevisiae CLC1 (YGR167W); ancestral locus Anc_5.168): MAERFPALDGESGEVVAGADFLAREAELVGDEFQTEQDAELLGGEPEEEAQEEPELEETEMVGESTPVNADTSVNEAHAVNPDASRAIDEWRARRDEQIAARDAQAAREKDELAQEAIEYVDHFYETYNEKKAAQLERTEAEAAEFLAQRDQFFTQENSVWDRALQLVNLEDATVLGDGRDRTRFKELLLQLKGKASVPGA; encoded by the coding sequence ATGGCTGAGAGATTCCCTGCATTGGACGGAGAGAGCGGCgaggttgttgctggtgctgACTTTCTTGCCCGGGAGGCAGAGCTCGTGGGTGACGAGTTCCAGACGGAACAGGATGCAGAGTTGTTGGGGGGTGAgccagaggaggaggcgCAAGAAGAACCAGAACTAGAAGAGACGGAGATGGTGGGGGAGTCCACTCCAGTCAATGCCGATACCTCTGTTAATGAGGCACACGCTGTAAACCCGGACGCCTCGAGGGCGATTGACGAGTGGCGGGCACGCAGAGACGAGCAGATCGCTGCGAGGGACGCACAAGCCGCAAGGGAGAAGGATGAGCTTGCCCAAGAGGCGATTGAGTACGTGGACCATTTCTACGAGACGTACAACGAGAAAAAGGCTGCGCAGCTGGAACGTACTGAGGCAGAGGCCGCTGAGTTCCTCGCCCAGAGGGACCAGTTCTTCACCCAGGAGAACTCCGTGTGGGACCGTGCCCTGCAACTCGTGAACCTCGAGGACGCCACGGTCCTCGGTGACGGGAGGGACAGGACCCGTTTCAAAgagctgctgctgcaatTGAAGGGCAAGGCGTCAGTGCCAGGTGCTTGA
- the PSD2 gene encoding phosphatidylserine decarboxylase 2 (similar to Saccharomyces cerevisiae PSD2 (YGR170W); ancestral locus Anc_5.174): MVWLFCGPSSSPMGSMARERDRRPSAGPGRPQLTLRCHVGGTRGVPLFEAFRNCRPVCVVTTNLYFTGHTRALQGSNSQWDQLVSLKLPRNPVSDQVRVIVYDIVEVPAVTAAATVALDRLSPSPSPHQSSSSVSVSTTVSTAAAASFSSSPSGHHRHKYLYVGEVQLNVAQLFDEGKCFDGPWQPQWYTLYDRKRELEWRLARDQRREFPMGELQLSFTLVASMARQFTLQEAFALWLETLASRTTEKQLGKLVPLDGSTEVGDSTGDNDAASTAAAPFDLKSLVTALDEYDVVSEAQLDDDDDDEDDEDDDALTSEQLNDIQVLLQEVRDEDDDEDQSFSSANSSPELLTARSRTSSLGELGSDGYSRDSDVSSSEALSMADSANRYNDEDDELHSSDTSRSLQFKPDGGKLLNLRRRTRSNYLKRYNIDHKSLTSFKVSKRQHSLGVVFIELQSIRNLPILKNKISRRKYDMDPFIITTFGRRVFKSSFKKHTLNPIYNECLAFELFEKESHFSLHFKIMDKDSFSFNDEIALHDLPWEQISAVLSSQSDTLDWQQFEIPLTLTAKKVTPNTQQPVLNIKVKFTPYNLLKRNFWKHAVAVNSPKTHYDFVDLLLFLDKLGCFTDYDALEFFQRFDKHAWAGEFITQNELTRGLETWTKLAEFKNIWRCPSCLKAKKKSNNSRKSKLTRENDLITHFAICCFQQGDKVLKPSYVSSAMASKRWFSKVWIKLTYGKYALGSNNANILVQDRDTGIIIEEKISAHVKLGMRIIYNGKGKESRKFRNLLKTLSVRQGKKFDDPSSVKQIDSFIKFHSLDLSQCLDTKFNTFNEFFYRKLKPGSRPVENADPQVMVSPADSRCTVFSSIEKTKRLWIKSSKFSIEKLAQNYRMDQFKDKCTSIAIFRLAPQDYHRFHCPCDAVMGEPRFIEGEYYTVNPMAIRSELDVFGENVRVVIPMQSAEFGEFLLIAVGAMMVGSVILTRKFGDKVQKGEELGYFKFGGSTIILVLAQPSVLFDSDLVNNSIEQIETLVKVGMSIGHTPGSKECKRTHRSVANANELDRIKRTISVGACSIRELGGVTWQYDTLKSLIKDDLGTPGDVSTKR, from the coding sequence ATGGTTTGGCTGTTCTGTGGTCCCTCCAGCAGTCCGATGGGGTCAATGGCGAGGGAGAGAGACCGTAGGCCCTCCGCGGGGCCCGGGAGGCCGCAACTCACGCTGCGCTGCCACGTCGGGGGCACACGCGGGGTGCCTTTGTTCGAGGCGTTCCGGAACTGCCGTCCAGTGTGCGTCGTCACGACGAACCTGTACTTCACAGGGCACACGAGGGCGCTCCAGGGATCTAATTCGCAGTGGGACCAGCTTGTGTCGTTGAAACTGCCCAGGAATCCAGTGTCAGACCAGGTCCGTGTGATCGTGTACGATATCGTGGAGGTCCCAGCGGTGACGGCGGCGGCTACGGTTGCGTTGGATAGACTGTCCCCATCGCCCTCACCGCATCAGTCGTCATCGTCTGTATCCGTCTCGACAACTGTCTccaccgcagcagcagcttctttctcctcttcgCCCTCTGGGCATCACAGACACAAGTACCTGTACGTCGGAGAGGTGCAGTTGAACGTGGCACAGCTGTTCGATGAAGGGAAGTGCTTTGACGGTCCATGGCAGCCGCAATGGTACACTCTGTACGACCGGAAGCGGGAGCTCGAGTGGCGGCTCGCAAGGGACCAGCGAAGGGAGTTCCCCATGGGTGAGCTGCAACTGTCCTTTACCCTCGTCGCAAGCATGGCAAGACAGTTTACGCTCCAGGAGGCCTTTGCACTGTGGCTTGAGACACTTGCCTCACGGACCACAGAGAAACAATTGGGGAAACTTGTCCCTCTGGATGGTAGTACGGAAGTTGGGGACAGTACGGGGGACAACGATGCTGCCTCCACAGCCGCAGCACCTTTCGACTTGAAGTCGCTTGTGACTGCACTAGATGAGTACGATGTCGTGAGCGAGGCTCAActcgatgacgacgacgacgatgaggacgatgaggacgatgacgCCTTGACAAGCGAGCAATTGAACGATATACAGGTTCTGTTGCAAGAGGTGCGCgatgaagacgacgacgaagaccAGAGTTTTTCCTCCGCGAACTCATCGCCCGAGTTGCTCACCGCACGGTCTAGAACAAGCAGTCTCGGGGAGTTGGGGAGTGACGGGTACTCTCGGGACTCGGACGTCTCGAGCTCAGAGGCGCTCTCCATGGCAGACAGCGCCAATCGTTACAAcgatgaggatgacgagTTACATAGCAGCGACACGAGCAGGTCGCTCCAGTTTAAACCGGACGGCGGGAAACTGCTCAATTTGAGGCGCAGGACAAGGTCCAATTACCTCAAGAGGTATAACATAGATCACAAGAGCCTGACAAGCTTTAAAGTATCGAAACGACAGCACTCTTTGGGGGTTGTGTTTATAGAATTGCAAAGCATTAGGAACTTACCCATCCTcaagaacaaaatatcGAGACGGAAATACGACATGGATcccttcatcatcactaCTTTTGGTAGGCGAGTCTTTAAAAGCTCTTTCAAGAAACATACGCTGAACCCAATTTACAACGAGTGCCTAGCGTTCGAACTGTTCGAAAAGGAGTCACACTTCTCTCTCCACTTTAAAATCATGGACAAGGattccttctccttcaacgACGAGATCGCACTGCACGACCTCCCCTGGGAACAAATATCCGCAGTACTGTCCTCTCAGAGTGACACTTTGGACTGGCAACAATTCGAAATCCCACTGACTCTGACAGCAAAGAAGGTGACCCCAAACACACAACAACCAGTGCTAAACATCAAAGTTAAGTTCACACCTTACAACCTCTTGAAGAGGAATTTTTGGAAGCACGCCGTGGCAGTCAACTCACCAAAGACGCACTACGATTTTGTCGACTTGCTTCTATTTCTAGATAAATTAGGTTGCTTCACAGATTACGACGCTCTCGAGTTTTTCCAAAGGTTCGACAAACACGCCTGGGCAGGAGAGTTCATTACACAGAATGAACTGACCAGAGGACTAGAGACGTGGACGAAACTGGCAGAGTTTAAAAACATTTGGCGGTGCCCAAGTTGTCTCaaggcaaagaagaagagtaaCAACTCAAGGAAATCGAAATTGACAAGGGAGAACGACCTCATCACACATTTCGCGATATGTTGCTTCCAACAGGGGGATAAAGTGCTGAAACCATCGTACGTGTCCTCAGCAATGGCGTCGAAACGGTGGTTCAGCAAAGTCTGGATCAAACTAACGTACGGGAAGTACGCGCTCGGTTCCAACAACGCCAATATCCTAGTCCAAGACAGAGACACGGGTATCATCAttgaggagaagatcaGTGCACATGTGAAGCTCGGGATGCGAATTATTTACAACGGTAAGGGCAAAGAATCTAGGAAGTTTCGGAACTTGCTCAAGACTTTGTCCGTTCGCCAGGGGAAGAAATTTGACGACCCGTCCTCGGTGAAACAAATCGATTCGTTCATCAAGTTTCATTCTCTAGACTTGTCCCAGTGCCTTGACACAAAGTTTAACACGttcaacgagttcttctACAGAAAATTGAAACCGGGGAGCAGGCCCGTGGAGAATGCGGACCCGCAGGTGATGGTATCGCCCGCGGACTCCCGATGCACAGTGTTCTCGAGCATAGagaagacgaagagatTGTGGATCAAGTCCTCCAAGTTCAGCATCGAGAAGTTGGCCCAAAATTACCGGATGGACCAGTTCAAAGACAAGTGCACGAGTATAGCCATCTTCCGACTCGCCCCACAGGACTACCATAGGTTCCACTGCCCCTGCGACGCCGTCATGGGCGAGCCGCGATTCATCGAGGGCGAGTACTACACGGTGAACCCGATGGCGATCCGGAGCGAGCTCGACGTGTTTGGCGAAAACGTGAGGGTAGTCATCCCGATGCAGTCTGCCGAGTTTGGCGAGTTCCTCTTGATTGCTGTGGGCGCCATGATGGTCGGTTCTGTCATCTTAACCAGGAAATTTGGAGACAAAGTACAGAAGGGCGAGGAGCTCGGATACTTCAAGTTTGGCGGGTCGACAATCATCCTTGTGCTGGCGCAGCCCTCAGTGCTATTCGACTCGGACCTAGTCAACAACTCAATAGAGCAGATCGAGACTCTCGTGAAAGTCGGGATGTCGATCGGTCACACTCCGGGGTCGAAGGAATGTAAGCGCACACACAGGTCCGTTGCGAACGCGAACGAGCTGGACCGGATCAAGAGAACGATCAGTGTCGGGGCGTGCAGTATCCGCGAGCTCGGCGGTGTCACATGGCAGTAcgacactttgaagagtCTCATCAAGGACGATCTTGGTACACCTGGAGATGTCTCTACGAAGCGGTAA
- the LSO2 gene encoding Lso2p (similar to Saccharomyces cerevisiae YGR169C-A and YJR005C-A; ancestral locus Anc_5.173), whose protein sequence is MGKRFSESAEKKAAGQARKREQARQKELNERRAEEAAEAEKWTEGARTENSRKVEEEARRAAKLQAKKDREALLAAEEADMAGAKKAGKVKNRRKK, encoded by the coding sequence ATGGGGAAACGGTTCAGTGAGTCTgcagagaagaaggcgGCCGGACAGGCGAGGAAGCGCGAACAGGCGCGGCAGAAGGAGTTGAATGAGCGGCGGGCCGAGGAGGCTGCCGAGGCTGAGAAGTGGACCGAGGGTGCTCGCACGGAGAACTCGCGGAAGGTAGAGGAGGAGGCGCGGAGGGCCGCGAAGCTGCAGGCGAAGAAGGACCGCGAGGCATTGCTCGCTGCCGAGGAGGCTGACATGGCCGGTGCGAAGAAGGCAGGGAAGGTCAAGAACCGCAGGAAGAAGTAA
- the PUS6 gene encoding pseudouridine synthase PUS6 (similar to Saccharomyces cerevisiae PUS6 (YGR169C); ancestral locus Anc_5.171), translating to MLRRVEPQWVSRRINAKGRWFGRLLVDVTAEEFKASSREQHLAAVTQGKYSLRARDGHMRNPLREPIVCGDVVHLSMHRHEPPIPLRGPPLVCHSDEQYLVVDKPCGIPVHPTGQYFHHTLVEQLRATQGPLWPCHRLDRVTSGLMIFARTPQAASKLQRAIQRHDAVKVYLARVQGKFPGGVTLVDSPVYTLEPKRGFPAALGPSRDASTQFELIKYDASTGQSLVQCTPRTGRTHQIRIHLARLGFPIVNDQLYNESLTKRKQYCRFVVGVPSWESLGDSRELENRIAGVLEESRTLRENKFTGQRCPECATPLMRDPDPAELELYLHSWKYRLAMSPDDALSFETPRPSWW from the coding sequence ATGCTGCGACGTGTGGAGCCGCAGTGGGTATCGCGTCGTATCAACGCGAAGGGTCGATGGTTCGGACGGCTGCTCGTGGACGTCACTGCTGAGGAGTTCAAAGCGAGTTCGAGGGAACAGCACCTTGCGGCGGTCACTCAGGGCAAGTACTCCCTGAGGGCGAGGGACGGCCACATGAGAAACCCTCTGCGGGAACCCATTGTCTGTGGGGACGTTGTACATTTGAGCATGCACCGGCATGAACCGCCCATTCCTCTCCGTGGTCCTCCACTGGTATGTCACTCTGACGAACAGTacctcgtcgtcgacaaGCCCTGTGGGATCCCAGTGCACCCGACGGGCCAGTACTTCCACCACACGCTTGTCGAGCAACTGAGAGCTACACAGGGTCCCCTATGGCCCTGTCACCGGCTCGATAGAGTCACCTCTGGACTGATGATCTTCGCACGGACCCCGCAGGCAGCGAGCAAGTTACAGAGGGCCATCCAACGGCACGACGCGGTCAAAGTGTACCTCGCAAGGGTCCAGGGCAAGTTCCCTGGGGGAGTGACTCTTGTGGACTCCCCAGTGTACACTTTGGAACCGAAGCGTGGGTTCCCCGCAGCGTTGGGACCATCGCGAGACGCCTCGACGCAGTTTGAGCTTATCAAGTACGACGCATCCACGGGTCAATCCCTCGTGCAGTGCACTCCCAGGACGGGCAGGACACACCAGATCCGGATTCACCTTGCTCGACTAGGGTTTCCCATTGTGAACGACCAACTGTACAACGAGTCCCTAACCAAACGCAAGCAGTACTGCCGGTTCGTCGTCGGTGTACCCTCTTGGGAGTCCCTGGGGGACTCTCGGGAACTGGAGAACCGCATTGCAGGTGTACTTGAGGAGAGCAGGACCCTCAGAGAGAACAAGTTCACTGGTCAGCGGTGTCCAGAGTGTGCAACACCGCTGATGAGAGACCCAGACCCTGCAGAGTTGGAACTGTACCTCCACAGCTGGAAGTACCGTCTCGCCATGTCTCCCGACGACGCATTGAGCTTCGAGACGCCCAGACCCAGCTGGTGGTAG